The bacterium genomic interval CGAATGTCCTGTGCCGTCGAGTGCGCACGCGGCCGGACGAGGCCGTGCGTCGGAATTCCGCCGTACGGTCTTTCCGAACGGAATCAGCCCGACCCGCCTCCGCTGCCGGGGACGCGAGCGACCTGGATCAGGGGACCTGCAGCTCGGCGAGCTTCTCGTCCGGGACGACGCCGTCCTTCCAGCCGCGAATCGCGTAGTACTCGCCGAGCATCTGATCGAGCTCGGAGACGTGGCCCTTCGAGCCCGAGAGGGTCGAGGCCTCCTCGGTGAAGCGCTTCGGCAGGGTGTCGCTGCCTTCGCGAAAGCCCGCCAGGTTGTTGTAGTAGCGCTCCAGGTTGTAGATGCGTTCGCCGGCTTTCATCACGTCGTCGGCGGTGCATTCGATTCCCATGGCGCCGGCCCACTGCTGGGCGTACTCGTCGGCGCCCTGGGCGAAGGCGCTGAACTTGCAGAGGTCGAGGCTGTCGGAGAACGCGGCGAGGTCCTGGAAGATCATCACGAGCTCGCCCTTGCCCTTCCAGGCGAGCGGGTCGGCTTCGACGTCGACCACGCCGAGCTCGGCGGCGGCCACGTAGGCACGCAGATGGCACGCGCCGCGGTTGCTGGTCGCGTAGCCGAGCCCCATCCCCTTCAAGCCGCGCGGGTCGTAGGCGGGCACGGCCTGGCCCTTCACGGCCATCGCCGCCTCCGGTTTTCCGAGATTCGCGGCCGCCCGGACTGCACCGTCCGCGAGCTTGTCGCCCACGCCCTCGCGAAGCGCGAGCTGCTCGGTCAACGCGACCATGCGGCCATCATCGCCCCAGGCGAGCGATTCCCCGTTCGTCAGCCCGTCCTCGGAGCACTCCATGAAGACAGAGTAGACGTTGCCGAGCTCGATCGGGTCGAGGCCGTAGTCGTTGCACTGGTCGATCAGCTTCGCGACCGAGCGGATGTCGTCGACGTCGCAGTTGGCGCCGAGGGCCCAGGCGGGCTCGTACTCGACGCTCTCCATCTTGAGGCCCTTCCACGGGCCGTCCTCGATGGTCACCTCCTTCTTGCACGCGACCGGACAGGCGTGGCAGGTCGGGTTTCCGGAGAGGAGGTTCTGCTCGACGTACTCCCCGGAGAGGGTCTCGGCCCGCTCGCCGAAGGAGGTCAGCTGGGAGTTCCGGACGCCCAGGGCCCCGATCGAGTTCGTCACGTTCATCAGCACGTTCGTGCCGTAGACCGAGAGGCCGCCCTTCTTG includes:
- a CDS encoding aldehyde ferredoxin oxidoreductase family protein, translating into MDARTFGRDIAHIDLTNRTVTKKPAPQEWVDKYIGGRGLGVRYVLENGVDVDPLSPENILCFMNGPLSGSETSMSGRWAAVTKSPLTNTVTDSHQGGWTAARVRWAGFDGIVFEGKADTPVYVFVEDGEIEIRDASDTWGKGIHETVAFYKERYGEKNLSVNAIGQAGENLSRFAVWVNEDDRAFGRGGTGAVGGSKNLKAIVVRAGNEKSDVPDKAAWQGARKAALDTIRDEKNITSPKKGGLSVYGTNVLMNVTNSIGALGVRNSQLTSFGERAETLSGEYVEQNLLSGNPTCHACPVACKKEVTIEDGPWKGLKMESVEYEPAWALGANCDVDDIRSVAKLIDQCNDYGLDPIELGNVYSVFMECSEDGLTNGESLAWGDDGRMVALTEQLALREGVGDKLADGAVRAAANLGKPEAAMAVKGQAVPAYDPRGLKGMGLGYATSNRGACHLRAYVAAAELGVVDVEADPLAWKGKGELVMIFQDLAAFSDSLDLCKFSAFAQGADEYAQQWAGAMGIECTADDVMKAGERIYNLERYYNNLAGFREGSDTLPKRFTEEASTLSGSKGHVSELDQMLGEYYAIRGWKDGVVPDEKLAELQVP